Proteins encoded within one genomic window of Hahella chejuensis KCTC 2396:
- a CDS encoding ABC transporter permease has protein sequence MVTLLSPIRLWAVVAKEFIQLRRDRLTFAMIIGIPLIQLALFGFAINSDPKELPMAVRSAESSAYTRSIIQAIVNTRYFNVTEITDSEQTANEILARGAAQFVINIPADFTRRLLRGERPSLLLEADATDPAATSNALAAIKQIPNTALAHDLNGPLASLQSNGAPFSIDIHRRYNPEGITQYNIVPGLMGVILTMTMIMMTSLAITREHERGTMENLLAMPVQPLEVMVGKITPYILIGYIQVLVILAAALWVFHVPMLGSALLLMLGVLLFILANLTVGITISSIARNQAQAMQMSFFFFMPSILLSGFMFPFRGMPQWAQIIGEALPLTHFLRFIRGLLLKGNEWTTAWEHLWPLLAFTAVMMAVGLRQYRRTLD, from the coding sequence ATGGTGACGCTCCTTTCTCCCATCCGTCTGTGGGCGGTGGTCGCCAAAGAGTTCATTCAGTTGCGCCGCGACCGGCTGACCTTCGCCATGATCATCGGCATTCCCCTGATTCAGCTCGCGTTGTTCGGTTTCGCCATCAATTCGGACCCCAAAGAGCTGCCCATGGCGGTGCGCAGCGCGGAATCCAGCGCCTATACCCGCAGCATCATCCAGGCGATCGTCAACACCCGCTACTTCAATGTCACCGAAATCACCGACTCCGAGCAAACCGCCAATGAGATCCTGGCCCGCGGCGCGGCGCAGTTTGTCATCAACATTCCCGCCGACTTTACCCGCCGCCTGCTGCGTGGAGAACGGCCAAGCCTGCTGCTGGAAGCGGACGCCACCGATCCCGCCGCCACCTCCAACGCCCTGGCGGCGATCAAACAGATCCCCAACACCGCGCTGGCTCATGACCTCAACGGGCCGCTGGCCTCCTTGCAGAGCAACGGCGCGCCGTTTTCCATTGATATCCACCGTCGCTATAACCCCGAGGGCATCACCCAGTACAACATTGTGCCCGGCCTGATGGGGGTAATTCTGACTATGACGATGATCATGATGACCTCACTCGCCATCACCCGTGAGCACGAACGCGGCACCATGGAAAATCTGCTGGCTATGCCGGTGCAGCCGCTGGAGGTCATGGTCGGTAAAATCACGCCCTATATTCTGATCGGCTACATTCAGGTGCTCGTTATTCTCGCCGCGGCTCTGTGGGTGTTTCATGTGCCGATGCTGGGATCGGCGTTGCTGCTGATGCTCGGCGTGTTGTTGTTTATCCTCGCCAACCTCACCGTCGGCATCACCATCTCCAGCATCGCGCGTAATCAGGCCCAGGCCATGCAGATGTCGTTTTTCTTTTTCATGCCGTCCATCCTGCTGTCCGGCTTTATGTTTCCCTTTCGCGGCATGCCGCAATGGGCTCAGATTATTGGCGAAGCACTGCCGCTGACGCATTTCCTGCGTTTTATCCGTGGATTATTGTTGAAAGGCAACGAATGGACGACCGCCTGGGAGCACTTATGGCCGCTGCTGGCTTTCACCGCGGTGATGATGGCCGTTGGGTTACGCCAATACCGGCGCACCCTGGACTAA
- a CDS encoding DUF3696 domain-containing protein: protein MHEEKSSGDDDKSLVHSDYQIRWKNYRRFEDTDWITIKPITILIGANNCGKSSILAPLLLLNQTIKSNDTETPLVTRGRLIDAGNYKDFIHHHEENRNLFLGLRFHLHENRKANKPVGSYPPGAIELTFSKGREAHQLILNKYELYDIFKRKYLSQSLNKSGKYSLSGNISYSKMSDREKAAVLKSEVVNFLFSPTSTLYSLELPSDESEESEVERFSEEFSHYLRAIGYAFSEIRSLFQNLSYVGPLRKKIERYYRIASETPQTVGPQGENAPNLFRRNYENLKHDVDRWVKHFEFGDSLHFDDVNDDIFQLFLGSGDQRVNVADVGFGASQVLPLIIQALAAPPDSLTLAEQPEIHLNPRLQCALADLFVHMANNGHRVLVETHSEHLIMRLRKFVANGDIKKDDVALYFLERDGDRSVIKQVNIENNGHINTESWPKGFFDDALREALALASAQAKIRSK, encoded by the coding sequence ATGCATGAGGAAAAATCTTCTGGTGATGATGATAAAAGTTTAGTGCATAGTGATTACCAAATAAGATGGAAGAATTATAGAAGGTTTGAGGATACAGACTGGATTACAATTAAACCTATCACAATTCTTATTGGTGCAAATAATTGTGGTAAGAGCAGTATATTAGCTCCTCTTTTGCTTCTCAACCAAACTATAAAATCTAACGATACTGAAACGCCTTTAGTAACTAGAGGAAGGCTTATTGATGCGGGTAACTATAAGGACTTTATTCATCATCATGAGGAAAATAGAAATTTATTCTTAGGATTAAGATTCCATCTTCATGAAAACAGAAAGGCAAATAAGCCGGTAGGAAGCTATCCCCCTGGAGCTATTGAATTAACCTTTTCCAAAGGTAGAGAAGCTCATCAACTAATTCTCAATAAATACGAGCTTTATGACATATTTAAGAGGAAATATTTGTCTCAATCATTGAATAAAAGTGGAAAATACTCTCTGAGCGGAAATATCTCATATTCTAAAATGAGTGATAGAGAAAAGGCTGCAGTTTTAAAGTCTGAAGTGGTTAACTTTCTATTCTCTCCTACGTCTACATTGTACTCACTGGAATTACCTAGTGATGAGAGTGAGGAGTCTGAGGTTGAAAGATTTTCAGAAGAGTTTTCACATTATTTAAGAGCTATTGGTTACGCCTTCTCTGAAATAAGAAGCTTATTTCAAAATTTGAGTTATGTGGGTCCACTGAGAAAGAAAATAGAAAGATATTACAGAATTGCATCTGAAACACCTCAGACTGTTGGGCCTCAAGGTGAAAATGCACCCAACTTATTCAGGCGTAACTACGAAAATCTCAAGCATGACGTTGATAGATGGGTAAAGCACTTTGAATTTGGTGACTCTCTACATTTTGATGATGTGAATGATGACATTTTTCAGTTATTTCTTGGTTCTGGGGATCAGAGAGTAAATGTTGCTGATGTAGGGTTTGGAGCATCTCAAGTATTGCCTCTAATTATTCAGGCGCTTGCAGCTCCTCCTGATAGCCTAACATTGGCAGAGCAGCCGGAGATTCATTTGAATCCAAGGCTCCAGTGTGCATTAGCCGACTTATTTGTACATATGGCCAATAACGGTCATAGAGTTTTAGTGGAAACTCATAGTGAACACTTAATAATGCGACTCCGAAAGTTTGTCGCAAATGGTGATATAAAAAAGGATGATGTCGCTCTTTATTTTTTAGAGAGAGATGGTGACAGGTCAGTTATTAAACAAGTTAATATAGAAAATAATGGGCATATTAATACGGAATCATGGCCAAAAGGATTTTTTGATGATGCACTTCGCGAAGCTCTAGCACTAGCGAGCGCACAAGCAAAAATTAGGAGTAAATGA
- the selD gene encoding selenide, water dikinase SelD, which produces MQDASIKLTEFSHGAGCGCKIAPAILDRILLSHLPSINDPRLLVGNASKDDAAAYDLGDGRIILSTTDFFMPIVDDPFDFGRIAAANAISDIYAMGGEPLMAVAILGWPVNTLSAEVAQRVVEGGRHACHEAGIMLAGGHSIDAPEPIFGLAVTGSTAHTHLKRNDTAVDGCLLYLTKPLGVGVLTTAQKQKKLQPEHAHLALEQMCALNKVGAKAAGLAEVCAMTDVTGFGLMGHLLEMCEGAGLQAQIRYEAIPRLEPVLDYIRLGCVPGGARRNFDSYGERLGAMTEEQRLLLCDPQTSGGLLIAVAPEGRNALERILKDAGIAPALIGTLQAYRDGPRIEVM; this is translated from the coding sequence ATGCAAGACGCATCGATCAAGCTCACGGAATTCAGTCACGGCGCAGGCTGCGGCTGTAAGATTGCTCCCGCAATTCTCGACCGCATTCTTCTTTCCCACTTGCCGTCCATCAACGATCCCCGACTGCTGGTGGGCAACGCGTCGAAAGACGACGCCGCCGCCTACGATTTGGGCGACGGACGCATTATTCTCAGCACCACAGATTTTTTCATGCCCATCGTCGATGATCCGTTCGACTTTGGCCGCATCGCCGCCGCCAACGCCATCAGCGATATTTACGCCATGGGCGGCGAGCCTTTGATGGCGGTGGCCATACTAGGCTGGCCGGTCAATACCCTGTCAGCGGAAGTTGCTCAGCGGGTAGTGGAAGGCGGTCGTCACGCCTGTCATGAAGCGGGAATCATGCTGGCGGGCGGGCACAGCATCGACGCGCCGGAGCCCATATTCGGGCTGGCGGTGACCGGCTCCACTGCTCATACGCACCTTAAGCGCAACGACACGGCTGTCGACGGCTGTTTGCTATACCTCACCAAGCCCTTGGGCGTCGGCGTGCTGACCACCGCGCAAAAGCAGAAGAAATTACAGCCGGAACACGCCCACTTGGCCTTGGAGCAGATGTGCGCCTTGAACAAGGTCGGCGCCAAGGCGGCGGGTCTGGCGGAGGTCTGCGCGATGACCGATGTGACAGGGTTTGGGCTGATGGGGCATCTGCTGGAGATGTGCGAAGGCGCCGGTTTACAGGCGCAAATACGCTACGAGGCGATTCCGCGCCTGGAGCCGGTGTTGGACTATATCCGACTGGGTTGCGTGCCTGGCGGCGCCCGCCGCAATTTCGACAGCTATGGCGAGCGTCTGGGCGCCATGACTGAAGAACAAAGACTGCTGCTGTGCGATCCGCAGACCAGCGGCGGGCTGCTTATCGCCGTCGCCCCAGAAGGCAGAAACGCGCTGGAGCGCATATTGAAGGACGCCGGCATCGCCCCTGCGCTGATAGGAACCTTGCAGGCCTATCGCGATGGCCCGCGCATCGAGGTGATGTGA
- a CDS encoding ABC transporter ATP-binding protein has product MNNREEVIKVKDMSKSFGDKVAVDKVSLSVYKGDIFGFLGPNGSGKTTTIRLLCGLLTPDEGEGRCLGHDIIKEARHIKRQVGYMTQRFSFYEDLSVRENLEFVARMYHLQERRKAVDEALANQGMKSRQTQLAGELSGGWKQRLALTACMLHKPKLLLLDEPTSGVDPEARRDFWEEIHRLADEGVTVLVSTHYMDEAERCNRLAYIAYGHLVGEGSPQSLIADSGLATWRIESDDIHQVAEKLRRIDAVEQVAPFGTRLFVSGTDAQQLEKDLSAFAEQEDVNPERTQPRLEDVFIQLMRSSEEKRW; this is encoded by the coding sequence ATGAATAATCGCGAGGAAGTCATCAAGGTCAAGGACATGTCGAAGTCCTTCGGCGATAAAGTGGCGGTGGATAAGGTCAGCCTCAGCGTATACAAGGGCGATATCTTCGGATTTCTGGGTCCCAACGGCAGCGGCAAAACCACCACCATCCGTCTGCTGTGCGGTCTGCTCACGCCAGACGAAGGGGAAGGTCGCTGTCTTGGACATGACATTATCAAGGAAGCCCGCCATATCAAACGCCAGGTCGGCTACATGACCCAGCGCTTCAGCTTTTATGAAGACCTTAGCGTGCGGGAGAACCTGGAGTTCGTCGCCCGCATGTACCACTTGCAAGAACGCCGAAAAGCAGTGGATGAAGCGCTCGCTAATCAGGGAATGAAAAGTCGCCAGACTCAACTGGCGGGGGAGCTGTCCGGCGGCTGGAAGCAGCGACTGGCGCTGACCGCCTGTATGCTGCACAAGCCCAAACTGTTGCTGCTGGACGAACCCACGTCTGGAGTCGACCCGGAGGCGCGACGGGATTTCTGGGAGGAAATCCATCGTTTGGCCGACGAGGGCGTCACCGTTCTAGTGTCCACGCACTATATGGACGAAGCCGAGCGTTGTAATCGCCTCGCCTATATCGCTTATGGCCACCTGGTGGGGGAAGGGTCGCCCCAGTCTCTGATCGCCGACTCCGGGCTGGCCACCTGGCGCATAGAAAGCGACGACATTCATCAGGTGGCGGAAAAGCTCAGGCGCATCGACGCGGTGGAGCAGGTGGCGCCGTTTGGAACCCGTTTGTTTGTTTCCGGCACGGACGCCCAGCAACTGGAGAAGGATCTGAGCGCCTTCGCGGAGCAGGAAGACGTCAATCCTGAGCGCACCCAGCCGCGCCTGGAAGACGTGTTTATTCAGCTGATGCGCAGCTCGGAGGAAAAAAGATGGTGA
- the mnmH gene encoding tRNA 2-selenouridine(34) synthase MnmH — protein sequence MKAFGDGQDTEDYLNLFLSGAPLLDTRAPVEFHKGAFPGAVNLPLMTDDERAQVGRCYKRHGQQAAIELGHRLAHGAVKESRVQGWREFAQRHPQGYLYCFRGGLRSSICQQWLAESGVAYPRVLGGYKAMRRFLIESLESICQEARLVLLAGHTGGGKTDLLARIPGAVDLERLAHHRGSAFGRRADGQPSQIDFENALAVALLRQRHGFANAPLLLEDESHLIGRCALPQSLRRAMAQAPLVVVEVALEQRVEHSFRNYILHKLDEWRRRQGEDEGFERFADDLRQSMYNIRTRLGGLRYQQLSEMLEAALARHRQGDPAYHRDWIRCLLEDYYDPMYAYQLQKRAERICFRGDAAAVRDYFAHSSSTTATVRDKRL from the coding sequence ATGAAGGCGTTTGGAGACGGACAGGATACTGAAGATTACCTTAATCTGTTTTTATCCGGCGCGCCGTTGCTCGATACCCGCGCTCCGGTGGAGTTCCACAAAGGCGCATTTCCCGGCGCCGTCAATCTGCCGTTGATGACGGACGACGAGCGCGCTCAGGTAGGACGCTGCTACAAACGTCACGGCCAGCAGGCGGCGATAGAGTTGGGACACAGGTTGGCGCATGGCGCGGTGAAAGAGTCGCGGGTGCAGGGCTGGCGTGAGTTCGCGCAGCGCCATCCGCAGGGATATTTGTACTGCTTTCGCGGTGGTCTGCGCTCCAGCATTTGTCAGCAGTGGCTGGCGGAGAGCGGCGTAGCCTATCCCCGTGTTCTCGGCGGTTACAAGGCCATGCGGCGTTTCCTGATCGAGTCTCTGGAAAGCATTTGCCAGGAAGCCCGCTTAGTTCTGCTGGCGGGACATACCGGCGGCGGCAAGACCGACTTGCTGGCGCGTATTCCGGGTGCGGTGGATCTGGAGCGTCTGGCTCATCATCGCGGCAGCGCCTTTGGCCGTCGCGCTGATGGGCAGCCCTCGCAAATCGACTTTGAAAACGCTCTGGCGGTGGCGTTGTTGCGGCAGCGTCATGGGTTCGCAAACGCGCCGCTCCTGCTGGAGGACGAAAGTCATCTGATCGGTCGCTGCGCATTGCCGCAGAGTCTGCGGCGGGCCATGGCGCAAGCGCCGCTGGTGGTGGTTGAGGTCGCGCTGGAACAACGAGTGGAACACAGTTTTCGTAACTATATTCTGCATAAATTAGACGAGTGGCGACGCCGCCAGGGCGAGGATGAAGGCTTTGAGCGCTTCGCCGACGATCTGCGTCAATCGATGTACAACATTCGCACGCGCTTGGGCGGGTTGCGTTATCAACAACTGAGCGAGATGCTGGAGGCGGCGCTGGCGCGGCATCGGCAGGGAGATCCCGCTTATCACCGGGATTGGATCAGATGTTTATTGGAAGACTATTATGATCCTATGTACGCCTACCAATTGCAGAAGCGTGCGGAGCGTATTTGTTTTCGCGGC
- a CDS encoding HlyD family secretion protein: MDYGNFAALAALLALAGCDSAASEYWQGYIEGDSIFIAAPSAGALTEVAVEEGDQVSAAAHLFSIDDEPQRAAEQQAEAQLLRARAELADMEKGKRPQELAVIEAQYEQAQAAAELSSKQLLRTRDLYTNKLASRSSLDEAETTHTRNLRQIQEIEAQMSSARLAARSDQLEAAKAQVAAAQAALREARWSLQQKQQAAPTQALVRQVLYRPGEFVPAGQPVVELLPPERINVRFFVPETALHAIKTGDQVSVHCDGCGAPFMATVRYISPNAEFTPPYIYSKESRDKFVYLVKAWPNADKSPQLHPGQPVDVTPPGFEAHE, from the coding sequence ATGGATTACGGAAATTTTGCAGCACTGGCGGCTCTACTGGCGCTGGCAGGTTGCGACTCCGCCGCAAGTGAGTACTGGCAGGGGTACATTGAAGGCGACTCGATATTCATCGCAGCGCCCTCCGCCGGCGCGCTCACTGAGGTTGCGGTGGAGGAAGGCGATCAAGTCAGCGCCGCAGCCCACCTGTTCAGCATTGACGATGAGCCCCAACGCGCGGCGGAACAACAGGCGGAGGCTCAGTTGCTACGCGCCCGCGCAGAGCTGGCGGACATGGAAAAGGGCAAACGACCGCAGGAACTGGCGGTAATCGAAGCCCAATACGAACAAGCCCAGGCCGCCGCCGAACTCTCTTCCAAACAGCTGTTGCGCACTCGCGACCTGTACACCAACAAACTCGCCAGCCGTTCCAGCCTGGACGAAGCGGAGACGACTCACACACGTAATCTGCGCCAGATCCAGGAAATTGAAGCGCAAATGAGTTCCGCCCGTCTCGCCGCCCGTTCCGATCAGCTCGAAGCAGCCAAAGCGCAGGTGGCGGCGGCGCAAGCCGCCTTGCGGGAAGCGCGCTGGAGCCTGCAGCAGAAACAACAGGCGGCGCCGACGCAGGCGCTGGTGCGGCAGGTGCTATATCGCCCGGGTGAATTTGTACCCGCCGGACAACCCGTGGTGGAACTGCTGCCGCCAGAGCGAATCAATGTGCGCTTCTTTGTACCGGAAACAGCGCTGCACGCCATTAAAACCGGGGATCAGGTCAGCGTTCACTGCGACGGTTGCGGCGCGCCGTTCATGGCCACCGTACGTTATATCAGCCCGAACGCGGAGTTCACGCCGCCTTACATCTACAGCAAGGAGAGTCGGGACAAGTTCGTCTATCTGGTAAAGGCCTGGCCCAACGCTGACAAATCGCCGCAATTGCATCCGGGACAACCCGTGGATGTGACGCCGCCCGGTTTCGAAGCGCATGAATAA